The following proteins are co-located in the Gossypium hirsutum isolate 1008001.06 chromosome A02, Gossypium_hirsutum_v2.1, whole genome shotgun sequence genome:
- the LOC107940135 gene encoding putative pentatricopeptide repeat-containing protein At5g52630 isoform X1, with translation MNLLGDQTSAAPALKPESIADPRILHAQALKSSRVDRSIFNNLITLYAKSNLLDSSLRVFKQIPSPNIVSWTSLISVHSSSPLSLTLFLSMLRDPILPNQRTLASLFKACVSLPRCLFFGLSLHALSFKLSLNAQPFSGSALVNFYSKYRLPIDARKVFDEMRERDEVCYAAVIVGLAQNSKPLESLSLFAAMKSSNVSSTMYSVSGALRAVADLAALEQCRMIHGHAVVTGFDKNVIVGSALVDGYGKSGLVSDARKVFDENIAVMNIVGWNALMAGYAQQGDSSSVIKLFQSMANVRFVPDEYSFLAALSGFYNAGLVGQSEIWLKRMKLEYGIEPGLEHYTCLIGALGKAGRLEDAERIATTMPFNPDAAVWRSLMSSCAHHGAADMALRMARRSLELDPNDDSAYTIAANVLSFAGRWSEVADMRKLMKDRRVKKEVGKSWIEVKGEVHMFMAGDRKHERTEEIYEKLAELMESIEKLGYKPVWDEMLHEVGKGEKKEALWYHSEKLALAYGIVSGAAPAGKPMRIVKNLRICKDCHEAFKYISRAIDKEIIVRDVNRYHKFLNGSCTCGDICFKLYFDWLNS, from the exons ATGAACTTACTCGGAGATCAGACGAGCGCAGCGCCGGCGTTGAAACCAGAATCCATCGCCGACCCACGGATCCTCCACGCCCAAGCTCTGAAATCCTCACGTGTTGATCGTTccattttcaacaatttaatcacCCTTTACGCCAAATCCAACCTTCTCGATTCCTCACTTCGTGTTTTCAAACAAATCCCATCACCTAACATCGTCTCATGGACTTCTCTCATCTCAGTTCACTCCAGTTCTCCACTCTCCCTCACTTTGTTTCTCTCCATGCTTCGCGACCCTATTCTCCCCAACCAGCGGACGTTAGCTTCTCTTTTCAAAGCCTGCGTTTCCCTTCCTCGTTGCCTTTTCTTCGGTCTTTCTTTGCACGCTCTTTCCTTTAAGCTTTCACTCAATGCTCAACCTTTTTCTGGTTCCGCGTTggttaacttttattcaaaatatcGGCTTCCAATTGATGCAAGAAAAGTGTTCGATGAAATGCGTGAACGAGATGAAGTTTGTTATGCAGCGGTGATTGTTGGGTTGGCGCAGAATTCCAAGCCGCTTGAATCTTTGTCTTTGTTTGCTGCGATGAAGTCTAGCAATGTGAGTTCTACCATGTATAGTGTTTCTGGGGCGTTACGGGCGGTGGCTGATTTGGCAGCCTTGGAGCAATGCAGGATGATTCACGGGCACGCGGTTGTTACTGGGTTCGATAAGAATGTGATCGTGGGGAGTGCTTTGGTTGATGGGTATGGGAAATCGGGGCTCGTTTCAGATGCACGAAAGGTGTTCGACGAAAATATTGCTGTGATGAATATTGTAGGGTGGAATGCTTTGATGGCTGGTTATGCACAGCAAGGTGATTCGAGTTCGGTGATCAAGTTGTTTCAATCGATGGCAAATGTAAGGTTTGTGCCGGATGAGTATAGCTTTTTAGCTGCGCTTTCGGGTTTTTACAATGCTGGCTTGGTTGGTCAATCCGAGATATGGTTGAAGAGGATGAAATTGGAGTATGGTATCGAACCGGGGCTTGAGCATTATACATGTTTGATCGGTGCATTGGGCAAAGCCGGGCGGTTGGAAGATGCCGAGAGGATTGCAACAACGATGCCTTTTAATCCTGATGCTGCAGTGTGGAGATCATTGATGTCAAGTTGTGCTCATCATGGTGCAGCGGATATGGCTTTGAGGATGGCTAGGAGGTCGTTAGAATTGGATCCTAACGACGATTCAGCTTATACGATAGCTGCAAATGTCTTATCATTTGCAGGCAGATGGTCTGAGGTTGCCGATATGAGGAAACTGATGAAAGATCGGAGAGTGAAAAAGGAAGTCGGAAAAAGTTGGATTGAAGTCAAGGGGGAAGTTCACATGTTCATGGCAGGGGATAGGAAGCACGAGAGAACAGAAGAAATCTACGAAAAGCTGGCGGAGTTAATGGAATCAATCGAAAAGCTAGGGTACAAGCCGGTATGGGACGAGATGTTGCATGAAGTTGGGAAAGGAGAGAAAAAAGAAGCACTTTGGTATCATAGTGAGAAGTTGGCATTAGCGTATGGGATAGTGAGCGGAGCCGCACCGGCAGGGAAACCGATGAGGATCGTAAAGAATCTCCGAATCTGCAAGGACTGTCACGAAGCTTTTAAGTACATAAGCAGAGCAATAGATAAAGAGATCATTGTAAGGGATGTTAACAGATACCATAAGTTCTTGAATGGTAGTTGTACTTGCGGGGATATTTG TTTTAAACTTTATTTCGATTGGCTCAACAGCTGA
- the LOC107940135 gene encoding putative pentatricopeptide repeat-containing protein At5g52630 isoform X2: MNLLGDQTSAAPALKPESIADPRILHAQALKSSRVDRSIFNNLITLYAKSNLLDSSLRVFKQIPSPNIVSWTSLISVHSSSPLSLTLFLSMLRDPILPNQRTLASLFKACVSLPRCLFFGLSLHALSFKLSLNAQPFSGSALVNFYSKYRLPIDARKVFDEMRERDEVCYAAVIVGLAQNSKPLESLSLFAAMKSSNVSSTMYSVSGALRAVADLAALEQCRMIHGHAVVTGFDKNVIVGSALVDGYGKSGLVSDARKVFDENIAVMNIVGWNALMAGYAQQGDSSSVIKLFQSMANVRFVPDEYSFLAALSGFYNAGLVGQSEIWLKRMKLEYGIEPGLEHYTCLIGALGKAGRLEDAERIATTMPFNPDAAVWRSLMSSCAHHGAADMALRMARRSLELDPNDDSAYTIAANVLSFAGRWSEVADMRKLMKDRRVKKEVGKSWIEVKGEVHMFMAGDRKHERTEEIYEKLAELMESIEKLGYKPVWDEMLHEVGKGEKKEALWYHSEKLALAYGIVSGAAPAGKPMRIVKNLRICKDCHEAFKYISRAIDKEIIVRDVNRYHKFLNGSCTCGDIW, encoded by the coding sequence ATGAACTTACTCGGAGATCAGACGAGCGCAGCGCCGGCGTTGAAACCAGAATCCATCGCCGACCCACGGATCCTCCACGCCCAAGCTCTGAAATCCTCACGTGTTGATCGTTccattttcaacaatttaatcacCCTTTACGCCAAATCCAACCTTCTCGATTCCTCACTTCGTGTTTTCAAACAAATCCCATCACCTAACATCGTCTCATGGACTTCTCTCATCTCAGTTCACTCCAGTTCTCCACTCTCCCTCACTTTGTTTCTCTCCATGCTTCGCGACCCTATTCTCCCCAACCAGCGGACGTTAGCTTCTCTTTTCAAAGCCTGCGTTTCCCTTCCTCGTTGCCTTTTCTTCGGTCTTTCTTTGCACGCTCTTTCCTTTAAGCTTTCACTCAATGCTCAACCTTTTTCTGGTTCCGCGTTggttaacttttattcaaaatatcGGCTTCCAATTGATGCAAGAAAAGTGTTCGATGAAATGCGTGAACGAGATGAAGTTTGTTATGCAGCGGTGATTGTTGGGTTGGCGCAGAATTCCAAGCCGCTTGAATCTTTGTCTTTGTTTGCTGCGATGAAGTCTAGCAATGTGAGTTCTACCATGTATAGTGTTTCTGGGGCGTTACGGGCGGTGGCTGATTTGGCAGCCTTGGAGCAATGCAGGATGATTCACGGGCACGCGGTTGTTACTGGGTTCGATAAGAATGTGATCGTGGGGAGTGCTTTGGTTGATGGGTATGGGAAATCGGGGCTCGTTTCAGATGCACGAAAGGTGTTCGACGAAAATATTGCTGTGATGAATATTGTAGGGTGGAATGCTTTGATGGCTGGTTATGCACAGCAAGGTGATTCGAGTTCGGTGATCAAGTTGTTTCAATCGATGGCAAATGTAAGGTTTGTGCCGGATGAGTATAGCTTTTTAGCTGCGCTTTCGGGTTTTTACAATGCTGGCTTGGTTGGTCAATCCGAGATATGGTTGAAGAGGATGAAATTGGAGTATGGTATCGAACCGGGGCTTGAGCATTATACATGTTTGATCGGTGCATTGGGCAAAGCCGGGCGGTTGGAAGATGCCGAGAGGATTGCAACAACGATGCCTTTTAATCCTGATGCTGCAGTGTGGAGATCATTGATGTCAAGTTGTGCTCATCATGGTGCAGCGGATATGGCTTTGAGGATGGCTAGGAGGTCGTTAGAATTGGATCCTAACGACGATTCAGCTTATACGATAGCTGCAAATGTCTTATCATTTGCAGGCAGATGGTCTGAGGTTGCCGATATGAGGAAACTGATGAAAGATCGGAGAGTGAAAAAGGAAGTCGGAAAAAGTTGGATTGAAGTCAAGGGGGAAGTTCACATGTTCATGGCAGGGGATAGGAAGCACGAGAGAACAGAAGAAATCTACGAAAAGCTGGCGGAGTTAATGGAATCAATCGAAAAGCTAGGGTACAAGCCGGTATGGGACGAGATGTTGCATGAAGTTGGGAAAGGAGAGAAAAAAGAAGCACTTTGGTATCATAGTGAGAAGTTGGCATTAGCGTATGGGATAGTGAGCGGAGCCGCACCGGCAGGGAAACCGATGAGGATCGTAAAGAATCTCCGAATCTGCAAGGACTGTCACGAAGCTTTTAAGTACATAAGCAGAGCAATAGATAAAGAGATCATTGTAAGGGATGTTAACAGATACCATAAGTTCTTGAATGGTAGTTGTACTTGCGGGGATATTTGGTaa
- the LOC107940135 gene encoding putative pentatricopeptide repeat-containing protein At5g52630 isoform X3 — translation MNLLGDQTSAAPALKPESIADPRILHAQALKSSRVDRSIFNNLITLYAKSNLLDSSLRVFKQIPSPNIVSWTSLISVHSSSPLSLTLFLSMLRDPILPNQRTLASLFKACVSLPRCLFFGLSLHALSFKLSLNAQPFSGSALVNFYSKYRLPIDARKVFDEMRERDEVCYAAVIVGLAQNSKPLESLSLFAAMKSSNVSSTMYSVSGALRAVADLAALEQCRMIHGHAVVTGFDKNVIVGSALVDGYGKSGLVSDARKVFDENIAVMNIVGWNALMAGYAQQGDSSSVIKLFQSMANVRFVPDEYSFLAALSGFYNAGLVGQSEIWLKRMKLEYGIEPGLEHYTCLIGALGKAGRLEDAERIATTMPFNPDAAVWRSLMSSCAHHGAADMALRMARRSLELDPNDDSAYTIAANVLSFAGRWSEVADMRKLMKDRRVKKEVGKSWIEVKGEVHMFMAGDRKHERTEEIYEKLAELMESIEKLGYKPVWDEMLHEVGKGEKKEALWYHSEKLALAYGIVSGAAPAGKPMRIVKNLRICKDCHEAFKYISRAIDKEIIF, via the exons ATGAACTTACTCGGAGATCAGACGAGCGCAGCGCCGGCGTTGAAACCAGAATCCATCGCCGACCCACGGATCCTCCACGCCCAAGCTCTGAAATCCTCACGTGTTGATCGTTccattttcaacaatttaatcacCCTTTACGCCAAATCCAACCTTCTCGATTCCTCACTTCGTGTTTTCAAACAAATCCCATCACCTAACATCGTCTCATGGACTTCTCTCATCTCAGTTCACTCCAGTTCTCCACTCTCCCTCACTTTGTTTCTCTCCATGCTTCGCGACCCTATTCTCCCCAACCAGCGGACGTTAGCTTCTCTTTTCAAAGCCTGCGTTTCCCTTCCTCGTTGCCTTTTCTTCGGTCTTTCTTTGCACGCTCTTTCCTTTAAGCTTTCACTCAATGCTCAACCTTTTTCTGGTTCCGCGTTggttaacttttattcaaaatatcGGCTTCCAATTGATGCAAGAAAAGTGTTCGATGAAATGCGTGAACGAGATGAAGTTTGTTATGCAGCGGTGATTGTTGGGTTGGCGCAGAATTCCAAGCCGCTTGAATCTTTGTCTTTGTTTGCTGCGATGAAGTCTAGCAATGTGAGTTCTACCATGTATAGTGTTTCTGGGGCGTTACGGGCGGTGGCTGATTTGGCAGCCTTGGAGCAATGCAGGATGATTCACGGGCACGCGGTTGTTACTGGGTTCGATAAGAATGTGATCGTGGGGAGTGCTTTGGTTGATGGGTATGGGAAATCGGGGCTCGTTTCAGATGCACGAAAGGTGTTCGACGAAAATATTGCTGTGATGAATATTGTAGGGTGGAATGCTTTGATGGCTGGTTATGCACAGCAAGGTGATTCGAGTTCGGTGATCAAGTTGTTTCAATCGATGGCAAATGTAAGGTTTGTGCCGGATGAGTATAGCTTTTTAGCTGCGCTTTCGGGTTTTTACAATGCTGGCTTGGTTGGTCAATCCGAGATATGGTTGAAGAGGATGAAATTGGAGTATGGTATCGAACCGGGGCTTGAGCATTATACATGTTTGATCGGTGCATTGGGCAAAGCCGGGCGGTTGGAAGATGCCGAGAGGATTGCAACAACGATGCCTTTTAATCCTGATGCTGCAGTGTGGAGATCATTGATGTCAAGTTGTGCTCATCATGGTGCAGCGGATATGGCTTTGAGGATGGCTAGGAGGTCGTTAGAATTGGATCCTAACGACGATTCAGCTTATACGATAGCTGCAAATGTCTTATCATTTGCAGGCAGATGGTCTGAGGTTGCCGATATGAGGAAACTGATGAAAGATCGGAGAGTGAAAAAGGAAGTCGGAAAAAGTTGGATTGAAGTCAAGGGGGAAGTTCACATGTTCATGGCAGGGGATAGGAAGCACGAGAGAACAGAAGAAATCTACGAAAAGCTGGCGGAGTTAATGGAATCAATCGAAAAGCTAGGGTACAAGCCGGTATGGGACGAGATGTTGCATGAAGTTGGGAAAGGAGAGAAAAAAGAAGCACTTTGGTATCATAGTGAGAAGTTGGCATTAGCGTATGGGATAGTGAGCGGAGCCGCACCGGCAGGGAAACCGATGAGGATCGTAAAGAATCTCCGAATCTGCAAGGACTGTCACGAAGCTTTTAAGTACATAAGCAGAGCAATAGATAAAGAGATCATT TTTTAA